The genomic region GCATCTTTTCAACTAAACAAGCACTATATGATTTACCCCCAAATAATAAGTTAAGATCAGTTTAGCTTAACCTATGCATGACATATACCATAACCAGTGCCTACTTCGATATGAAGTTAAGCATATAGCCAATACATTACCATGGCATTTTACAAACAATCCATAGTTTTGAGGATTATGCTGTGGCTTCACAAACTCAATCCATTGCTTATCTAGTATGCTTAACATAGACCTCAGATAAATCAAGTGGGATCATGATTGCAACAGAACGTGCCTGTTAATTTACAAATTTTCATGGATATGTCTACAAGTTATCAGTGGAGCATAAAGAACTATTACCAGAACATTAGGAAGAAGAAACAACTTGACAAGATCATCAGGTGGATAATGGCAATCTTCTGGAAGCCTGTGACTTGGTACTCCATTTGCAGGTAAAAGTAAGGACTTCAAACTTTTTGGGTTAGAAAATATATCTGGAAATTCTTTGCCTATGGATGTAGCAAAAATAAGGTCAACTTCTGTATGGTTCTTGTATGATTTCTTACTACTTCGTCTACATGGATTAGCAGGAGCATCCTCTGAACCTACAGAACAGATACCAACGACAGAAAAATCAAGTTTTTCCCACAACAGAGCAAAATAATAAAGGCATTTTGTTTGAATACCAACCCTTAGGTCTCCAATATTTCCAGTGATCAGGACCGGCCCATGCATTTTTCTTTGAAGTGCTTGCCAACCCTTGAAACAAAAATGCAGAAACTTCCTCAAATCTATCATCATTATCAGCTTCAAGTGATGTATGCCAGTTATTGTCCTGCACAAATTGGAAAACTTATTCCTGTTATATTTTTTCCAATCAACAGGGGTCCATAGAGAATTAGAGAATTATTGAGGCACATTACATATGAGTGTATGCCAAGTACGTAATCAAGGTTTAAATGAATTCAGAACATCTTCTCAGCATTTTACTATGTCAAATACCTCCTGCTGACACTGATATGATTGTCCAAAATTTACATCCTCATGACTGACATTTATATCATCATCATGATCAATGGTCGTTGTGCTATTACTCCCAGGTGAATAGTCTAACCCAACTTCGTTATCATTAAAAGCATCTGTAGGCATATCTGAGTTCTGGCTTAAATTAAAAGATTGTGCTGATCGCTGATTATCTTTATCAATATGGCATAGAATCTCATTTAGAGTAGGAGAAATTTCATTTACTCCAACCATGTTCATCACCATCTGCTGCATTGATTCTACAATTAAACCAAAAACAGTGCAGGCATAAGGTTTTGTTTGGACATAGACCAGAGAAGAGAGAAATTATACTGTCAAAATCAGAAATGTCGCACACCTTTCTGAAAGGATAAATCTATCAAATCCAAGGAATTCCTTTTCGATGGATATGATCTGCATTTCCCTGGAACTTCGGAAGAATCAAAGAGCACCTGGCACCTTCCATATACTCCAAGATTGTTCAAAAGCAGACCCTTGGCTCCACCTTCATCAAACTGTGCAGATGTCTGATGATACAGGGGATCTACCATGAGCGCAACTAAAATCCAGGAAATAAAAATAATTCAGAATTCATGTGGCAGAAAAGATGCTGAGTCAGTGACAATAGATAAGCTATTTTGTGAAAATACCATCAAACTTCTTCATGTTTAGAGCTTCAAAGGAGGATTCCAAAGTGGACAGTGGTGATACCTTCAAATAACACATCCATTAGTTTGAACTCGCAGTGAAATACATTATGCATCTAACTGAAAATGCATACCTTCCGCTCCTGCTCTTTCTTACACCGACTCTTATCCTTCCCATCGCTGACATGACCAGCCTCCATAGTAGTTTCTGCCACCAAAGCAACCTATAAGATACTTACTGAAGCAAAACAAGCACTCAACCTCCACCTTACAAAATGCCAAAACTAAGAGCGATAGACCATGCCCATAACCCAAAAACATCTATATTCCTAAACCAACAAGTAAAGGCAGATACCTTGTTCATCTTCGAGACCAGCTCGGTTGATCCTACCCAGAACTTTATACGCTTCAGCATGCACTGAATCCACCCTCACAGAGTATATTTTCACCCCTGCTTCCAATGTGCAACTTGCCTAACCACCCAAAAAATACATTCATAAAATCCATAATTCGCAAAACTATTTCCAAACTCCAACACCAACTAATTTATACGATAAATGCTCCAAACCTTTTGGAAATTCGTCTCAGAGTCATTTCCCGCTTCGACTTTAATAATGTCGCTGAGATGGTCTATAAGCTTCAGCTCCCAACCGTTCTTCTGGTTAATTTTCTACAATACAGAATAAAAAAAGGCCAAAACAAAATATTGACTCAGCATGAGACTTGTGCAGTTTGTTTCTTAAGCTTCATTTCAGATTTTTTTTTCTTTTTTTTTCAAAGTGTGCTCAGCAACCAAACAAAGCCTTAAGAACTAAATCAAGCAATAAACCCTAAAACTACAAAATTGAGCATTATGGAAACTAATAGTTTCTTAATCATATTTCTATATACGGCGGCAACGTATATAAATACGTATAGATAAGAGAGAGGAGAAAGTGTACAGACATTTTCGCTGGCGAGTTTGATGCAGCGGTGGAAGAGTTCAGCGACCTGTTCTTCGCTGAGGCAAGGATCGATCGGCGGAGAAGCAAGACCGGTAACCGTCGCGGCTTTGCGGCGATAGGCGGCGGCGCGTGCGGCGCGTACCTGGGCGCGTTCGAGCTGGTCGTTGTTCGGGCTCAGCACGAACGGAGCCGGCGATTGGATTTCACTCGCCATAGAAGCTCTCTATCTGAGAGAGAGGGAAAGTCCCTGGCTGTCTGCAATTTGAAATTGAAATGGGAAAGTGGGGTGGTTCTTCTTGGGGTTTTCGTAACGTGCGAAACGACGTCGTTGGTTTCTATCTAACGACTTGTCGTTCCCTTTGATATTTGTATTTGTCGTTCCCTTTTCTCTCTCTCTTTTTTCTTTCTTTTTTTAGTAGTAACCCCTCCCTCACGCTTTTTATTTATTTTATTTATAATTTATAATAGTTTTCTTTCTCAAAAAGAAAAGAAAATTTATACAAGTCTTAAACCCTAAACCCTTCTCTCTTTCTCAAGTCTCAATACTTCACTGTTGGCGATATCGGGTTCTGGTATTTTGATTTTCCTTTTTTGTGTTTTTATTTTTCGATTTTCTGTGTTGGGGTTGAAATGTCTCTGTTCGTTGTTGATTTCTGCTTTTACTTTGTGATTTATAATTGGGTGGTGAAAGTGTGAAACGGTAACAAAACACAAAGAAATTGGGGAAAGATCGGGGATTTGGATCAAGTATTTGAACCAGTTACGGTGATTTATATCTGGGTTTAGCGTTTGGGTGGTGAAAAAACGAGATTTTTGGAGTTGGGTTTGGTTTAGTTGTTTAATTTTCTTCCAATTGCGTACTGGGTTTTATTCCTTGAGATTTCTGGGAAAAGTAAGAATGTGCATCTATGTTTTATAAAATCTAGTTTGGTTTCTTGAAGAACATTTACCAGATTCACAGTTTTGGGCTTTTTCTGTCTTTCTTTCGATGTTGTGGAGACACAGAACTTTGGATTATTTACCTGCATCGTATTACTATCAAGTGTTTGGTTCGTTGACTATGATATTCTTAAGCTTGGTTGAGCTGTGGTTATTTATTTGTGGAAGTTGGAATGATTGTAATGACCAATATCTGCTGCTCTTGTAATTATATCAGAACTTTCTATTCTTTTAATTGTAATTGTAATTGTAGATGTTGGGTTCTCTTTTGTAATTATCTCCTTTCTTCTCTTGTTTAAATTGGTATTCCTCTTGCAGAGTCTCAGCACGCACAAACATGAATTTTAAGAATATGAAAGTTCCAAAAGTGCCGCTTCGTGGGATTGGTGCTTTGCTTAGTGTGGGAGTTGTTGGTGGTCTAGGTGTTTATGGACTTCACAATAGTGTCTACAATGTTGAAGGAGGAAGCCGTGCTATTGTGTTCAACCGCATTACTGGTATCAAAGACAAGGTTATGCTTACCCTCAGATTATGGTACTAAAGTTGTTAGTGAATGCTTTTCTTTTGTAGATTCCTAGTAATATCTTCTTTAACTGAGATTGACTTATATGCAAGTGATGTGGGACTCTGCAATCGCATATTGGGATACCTTCCTATTCCTCAGTTATGTATATAGAGATCCTTTGTGTTCTACTTTCTGGACTTGTATGTCAATATAATCCACTAACATCTTAAATGGCAGGTCTATCCAGAAGGTACACACCTAATAATTCCCTGGTTTGAGAGGCCAATCATCTATGATGTTCGTGCACGACCCCATGAGACAAGCAGCATTGCTGGAAGTCGTGACCTCCAGATGGTATGTATAAACCTTTTCTGGAAAAACTCTGAACATTTTATGATAAGGTTTGGCTCTGATTGGAAATATTCAGTCCATTTCAAAACACCATTATTCTAGTTACCTTATGTAAAGTTTGACAAAAACTTAAAGAACATACTTTTAAAGTCTGAAATTAGAGCATAACTGCATCTTTGTACTTTAGTCAGCTAGGTTCAGTCAGAAACTATTGTTGCATACAAACTGTTATGCCATATATGAAATGGGGATCATGGCTAATGCCTATAGGGATCTTTACTTGGCTAATGCCTCCATGTGAATTATGATTGGCACTTCAACGTATGAAATTATAATTATGATAAAAGTCCAATGATTTCATATCTGCTACCTCACAATTCTCAGATTTCATATGAATGTTGGTATTCTTATCATCATATAGTTACAAGATTTGATATATACTTAAATGTAATATTTATGTATAATTGTATATATGGTAAACTGTTCTATCATGTCCTGGTTTTGTATGTATTGAAATTGCTATTTACTGAATAAATTGGTTGTGCCCAGAGCTACTCTCTAGTTCAGTGCTTTAATTGTTGACAAAATGATTTAGATCATAATGTAGCAGTTATGTTTTTGCTGTGGAAGATGATATCGTACCTCTGGATGTATCTGATACTAACACTTTATCGATGGTAATAATTCTAAATTTGTAACTTGGTTTTGCATTGCAGGTGAAAATAGTGCTTCGAGTTCTGGCCCGTCCTGTGCCTGACCAATTACCTACAATGTATCGTACTCTCGGTGTGGATTATGCTGCCAAGGTCATGCCTTCAATCGTTCATGAAACTTTGAAAGCTGTAGTTGCACAGTATAATGCTAGCCAACTCATTACTCAGAGAGAGGTAAGTAGTAAGGCTTTTTGGTTGCTTTTAATAACTATAGGACTATTTTTGTTTGGTTAAAAATCACCTGTTTTCTTAAACTTTTTACTTTTTTTGTTATCTTCTTTTAACAAACCAAAACTATGTTTTCAGTGAAAATGATTGGTATGAGTTCAGTTAATTAGCAAAGAAATTGCTAGAAATCTCTTTGTTAGATAACTCTGTTTTCTAATGCCATTTTTTCTATCATCCAATCATTTATATTTATACCCATGATGAAGGGTCTTTATGTTTTCTATGTTTAGGTACATTGTCTTTAGGATAAGTTGAAGATTGTCCAATGTCATTGACTGTTGATTTTTTGTATTCTTTCTATTTCAGACTGTTAGCAGGGAAATTCGGAAGATTTTGACAGAGAGAGCAGCCAAGTTCAATATTGCAATGGATGATGTATCTATTACCAGCCTGACGTTTGGGAACGAGTTCATGACTGCAATTGAAGCCAAACAGGTAGCAGCTCAGGACGCTGAGAGGGCCAAGTATGTTGTGGAGTTAGCTGAACAAGACAAGAAAAGTGCTATTATCAGAGCCCAGGTGAGATAGAGACATGCTAATCCTCAAATTTGTTCATGTGATTTATATTTGGTACAGATTTATGCAATTTTTCTTGTTTTACTTTGTTGGCATGGTAATTTCTTATCATTGATCCAGTGTCCTTTGATTTCATGCTAAACTGGTAAAAAGCATCTGCTACTTATTGAGTAGATGCATGATCAATGAAATAGTGGAATCCTTTCACCTCATGATCAATTTTCAACCCCTTTCATTTGTCTGTTGCTTATTAGTTGGCCAACCGATGGCCGCTCCACAACTTCACCATGTACTGGTGCTCTTTCATTCTATTTTCTTGTTTGGTGAAGAAGATAAAGAATGTTTCCAGTAAATACCATTCCCCATATAGCCAATATTATTAAAATGTATCAAATTTTCTTGGTTAGGAGTTTTGTTTAGTTTGTTCGGTCCTCTGTATCTAATGTCCGACTGTTTTCTGTTCCCTTGCTTTTCAGGGTGAAGCAAAAAGTGCCCAGCTGATAGGTGAAGCCATTGCCGATAACCCAGCGTTTGTCACTTTAAGGAAGATTGAAGCTGCAAGAGAGATAGCAAAAGAAATATCCAATTCAGCCAATAAAGTTTATCTCAACTCCGATAGTCTTTTGCTCAACCTTCAGGACTTGAAGTTGACTTAAGTGGGGAGAAGATGAATATACCATCTGCTTGACTAATAATCGTTCATCTTAGGGTAATTCAAATGTGTTGATAAACTGGGTGGTAACAAATTAGATTGGTTTTTTTTTTTTTGGTTGATGCATTTGTTGGAAATTCATAGTTCCAAGATCATAGGATTGTAAAAGTAGAATATCCTGTGTAGGATTGTAGAGTGAATGTTTTTACCATCAAACATTCAGTTCTTTCCCTCAACTAAGAAAAAGATGAACACTAGCCCATTGAATAGTCTGCTGCGGATCCATAATGGAGTCGTTTTCAAACACAATCAATGAGTTTGAAACTTAAACTATGGCGCTGGTTTACTTGAGCTCAAGAGCATCTTTATATATGTGGTCATACTATTAGAAGTTTCACTCTTTCTAACTTTTCCACAGTTGAATTGTGAGGTCAGACTTGGGATACATTTTGCTCAATCCTTTTCACTATTTGACAGAAAGGCAGACTTTGGGGAAGTCTCCTGTTGAATGATCGCACCGTCCTCCACAACCTGTTGAACTAACACTTTGTGAGGTCAAAGAATAATCACTGGAATAACCCACTGCTAACTGGAACTCATAAGGTATGCCACTATACACCCCAATACTGCACCAGCAAAAACCTGCAACCATATGAACAAAACAAAAATCATTTAGATAAACTGTCTCTGTGGGTACTGGAGTTCCAGGCTCGAATGAAAAATTCACTCTAGATAACTTAGCCGACATAGAGTTATGAACTTATGATCATTCAAGGTCAAGTTTCTGACCATAAGTCGTTTCCATTTAATATTAAGTGTAAGAATGAACATGAACTAAAATGAAGCAAACCTGCAATGGAGTATGACCAAGTGAATCCCGTAGAGGTCTAACACTAGATACCGGGTGTTCTGGAGGTAGCTCACACACTATTTGATTTAATAACTGCAATAAGATATAAGATATATTAACCAACATTAGAAAATAAAATATAGAACAAGCAAATCACAAAAAACACACCAACATATACAGAAATACTAACAGAGTAACAGGTGTAGCATGAAACAAGAATACCTTTAACAATAACCATAATAAAATTAATGTAAACAAAAATAGCCATAAGAAAATTGCTCATCAAAGAGAAGCAAACGATAATTGAATAAAATATGAAGATTTCATAAGTTCAACAAGAGTGAAAACTTACAGAACACAGATATGAAACTATGACTGCTCTGGAAAGATAGAGAACCATGCAATGAAACAAGCTGCAGTAGAGCAGACACTTTGCCTAGCAGGCAAAGGGATAGAAATTTTACACATGCATCTCTGGGGACTGGGGTTTGTTAAAGCTTACACTTCAGTGCAAGAGCGTATGGATATTTAGGATTTAATGCAAACTCAATGAAAGTGAGTTTGCATTATATAATAAATAAATATATATATATTTATATACTCCCTCCTTTGAAAATATATGCACCTTTTTTGGCACTCCAATATTAGTTATTGTCCCCTTCTACTAATGTGTTTACATCCTTTAGCTTGATGGAACTACGACAGCAGCAGTGCCTCCAAACTTTCGCCATCAAAATAATACATGCAGATATCTCATCAGACATGTCGATCAGTATTACAGCTTGTCCAGTTGGACTATCAGAAACATCTGTACAACATTTTTCCTTTGATTTTTTTTTTCTTGTAACAATGTATCTGTTGTTCTTGTCAAAAAAGTATCATTTGTTGCCAAAAGTACATCTTGCCAAACTTTGGAAAGATGTTTAAAGAAAACTGTTACAGAAACCAATACATGTAGATCTAAATGTAATATTTAAGAGGTGTATATGTTTCAGTCTTACAGCTAGGTCATGTGTATTGGGTTCCAATAATAATACAACAAATATAAAGGTGTTGCCAACTATACAATCTGACACATAACAAATAGCAATAATCTCACACGTGGACAACAATATACTAATAATCACTGGCAGTGAAATATGAACCAAAGATATACAGAGATAATCACATAACATTTACGAATATTATGAGAAGATATTATAAATTATAATCTCTCGGAGTGGCATATTCCCTCAGAACGATCCCGCGACCCCCAACCCTAATCAACAAACTATGCTGTACTACCCCAATACTTTAGATACCACAAAGTAGGCAGACTAAGATTCTATGAACAGATCATCTTGAGTGCTAGAAATGTAATCTTACTTCAGCTTGACGACCAGCATGGAGTCTTACACCAGTAGCATCATACATGACCTGCAAGAAACACAAATCATAAATATGTGTGACCAACTCCTCAAGAAACTGTGGCTAGTCTATAAAGGTATGGACAACAATGGCAAAGCTGATACTGATGTAAATCATGTAATAGAATGATAGATTGATATGAGTTATGTACTAAACTTCACTGGAGATTTTGCGATTTACATGTTTCATCTTGATTGAAGTTTCTTCACTTTTCAAGCATTTTAGTCTACAAATAACTATTCAAACAATACCCTATGAAGTTGAAACCTTGTATCAGATGGGAAAAAAAAACCGAAATATAGACACATATAAGAAATAACAATTGCATACCAGTAAAAGGGCTCCTTACATCTTCCTTTCAATTGTACATGGAACAATGCACAATGACTAAAAGGTCAAGACAGGAGATTTCTGGTCCAAGCCAGGATAATGACTGATTATGGTTAACATAGCCAACAAAGATACTATAGTTACAGACACTCCGATCACAAATGGACAGTTGATGATGCACAACACAAGGACACAATCCTCAACACGAGAATGAACAGCTTTTAGCAATAAATATCAATTCAAGATATTGGCCAAATGTACTGTTACATAAAACCTAAACTAGGCAAACAAATCGCGATTTCGTAACTCTGAGATTACGTTGAGCATTTCCACGTACCACAACCCGAAAATACTAAACTCGAGAAAGCATGACATGCCTAGACACAAAAAAGAATGAACAAGACCTCGTTAAGAGTTACATACAACACATGCCAAAACCACTGCAATGGCAAATGTCGACCCGCCGGTTCCGTCCTGGAAACCAATAGCAACTGCAAGAGCTGTCACAGTGGACGAATGCGACGAGGGCATTCCTCCAGAGCTAAGCATCCTTCTAGATTCCCATCTTTTCTCCTTGTACCTATCATCACACAACTTCAATCAATCCCATGTAATTCTCATACATTGAAGCATAAATTCATCCAATTCACTCAAACCCATCAAGTATTTTCGCAAAATGAAAGGAACCCATGATGACCCAATAGCGGAATTGGGTAGAAATGAAGAACAGAAAGGGACCCAGAAATTACCAGGTGGTGAAAAGCTTGAGGAACTGGGCGAGGGCGCAAGAGAGGAAGGCGGAGAGGAGAGGGAGGTTGTATGGAATGATGGAGGACTTGGATCCGGTAATGGAAGCATCAGCAGCAGTGATCACCTCGTCCATGGGGAGCACCAATTATTCGAGTCCCACAGAGAGAGAGAGAGAGAGAGAGAGAGAGAGAGTAACAAAACNNNNNNNNNNNNNNNNNNNNACCTCAAACTCCAGTAGTGAAGATCAGAGAGCTTGGGATATGGTGGATGATGCTGGATATGGTGGGCCGGTGACCACGGAAGAGGTCGTCGACCGGGCGGAGGGGAGGCAGGAGAGATGCGACGACGACGAGAGAGAGAGAGAGAGAGAGAGAGAGAGAGAGTCAAAAACCAAAAAGGTCAGTAACGAAACCGCGTGCGTGATAACGTAGCTTAATTGGATTCGGATTCTTTTGTTTTCATTTCTGAGCTCCATATCAGTTACTATCAAATTTCAATTACAAATATATCATTTACACGTTATCATACACATTTAAGGACAAAAATTAACAAATTAAGACAAATTAATATCTACATGTCATCTATTATTACATATTTTACCAAACTATCCTTCACTACATATTATATTGCTATTGTCGAGAAACGTGCTATTGCTGAGTAGGAAGGTGCGATAGAAAACTATTACTACCGATGTTATTGTATTTTTTTTCCCCAACAATTCTTTGATGTTAGCGCGCTGCTACTGCCGACTCTTATGCTACTCTTTGATGCTAGCGCTTTGCTACTGCAGACTCTCTGATATTAGCGCGCTGCTATTGCCGTCTATATGATGTTAGCGCGCTGCTACTCTCTAATGCTAGGGCGCTGCTATTGTCGACTCTCTGATGCTAGCGCACTACTACTACCGACTATATGATGCTAGACTACCGACTATATGATGCTAGCGCGCTGCTACTGTCGTCAAAACTTAGAGTCCGATTTCGCATTTGAAAACCTTATATCCAGCATAATTGAAGCATATCTGCAAATTAAGAGTCCGAATTCGCAAACAAAAACGCATCAGAGGCCTAGATCTATCCAGATTAGAGAGAAAAAGTACTTGAATTCCATGCTCGAGTCGCCAGCGCTTAAAGTCACTATAAAACCCAGTCTTCTATATTTTTATAGTAGCAACAGATCTCCATCACCTCCAACTGCAAGTATCCCCGTCAATTGCTCTTCCAGCTCAATCTCACTCTCAACAACATCGCTCCCTCACTGGAGCTTCCGATCTCGTTAGCTACTGATGAGGTCTCGTTGGAGATCTCAGTGACTGTCTGATTCCAGCNNNNNNNNNNNNNNNNNNNNAGACGACGAGAGAGAGAGAGAGAGAGAGAGAGAGAGAGAGAGAGAGAAGAGCAAATCTG from Fragaria vesca subsp. vesca linkage group LG3, FraVesHawaii_1.0, whole genome shotgun sequence harbors:
- the LOC101299561 gene encoding uncharacterized membrane protein YuiD-like, yielding MDEVITAADASITGSKSSIIPYNLPLLSAFLSCALAQFLKLFTTWYKEKRWESRRMLSSGGMPSSHSSTVTALAVAIGFQDGTGGSTFAIAVVLACVVMYDATGVRLHAGRQAELLNQIVCELPPEHPVSSVRPLRDSLGHTPLQVFAGAVLGCIVAYLMSSS
- the LOC101295023 gene encoding prohibitin-2, mitochondrial-like; the encoded protein is MNFKNMKVPKVPLRGIGALLSVGVVGGLGVYGLHNSVYNVEGGSRAIVFNRITGIKDKVYPEGTHLIIPWFERPIIYDVRARPHETSSIAGSRDLQMVKIVLRVLARPVPDQLPTMYRTLGVDYAAKVMPSIVHETLKAVVAQYNASQLITQRETVSREIRKILTERAAKFNIAMDDVSITSLTFGNEFMTAIEAKQVAAQDAERAKYVVELAEQDKKSAIIRAQGEAKSAQLIGEAIADNPAFVTLRKIEAAREIAKEISNSANKVYLNSDSLLLNLQDLKLT
- the LOC101308453 gene encoding condensin complex subunit 2-like, coding for MASEIQSPAPFVLSPNNDQLERAQVRAARAAAYRRKAATVTGLASPPIDPCLSEEQVAELFHRCIKLASENKINQKNGWELKLIDHLSDIIKVEAGNDSETNFQKASCTLEAGVKIYSVRVDSVHAEAYKVLGRINRAGLEDEQETTMEVSPLSTLESSFEALNMKKFDVALMVDPLYHQTSAQFDEGGAKGLLLNNLGVYGRCQVLFDSSEVPGKCRSYPSKRNSLDLIDLSFQKGVRHFCVFGLIVESMQQMVMNMVGVNEISPTLNEILCHIDKDNQRSAQSFNLSQNSDMPTDAFNDNEVGLDYSPGSNSTTTIDHDDDINVSHEDVNFGQSYQCQQEDNNWHTSLEADNDDRFEEVSAFLFQGLASTSKKNAWAGPDHWKYWRPKGSEDAPANPCRRSSKKSYKNHTEVDLIFATSIGKEFPDIFSNPKSLKSLLLPANGVPSHRLPEDCHYPPDDLVKLFLLPNVLLLGKRRQNHIDDNLWGQRNNFDEALPSWGNESVASDQYDDGCAHSSVEDLDTLVSQPRQVTRVEVQYDRTSKRIDLHALKKTLWDQMQEFVKVPEPGLKDTISFKGILSTFPVNCQAAMPEDISPHLCLICLLHLANEHGLTIHDFPSLDDLSIHLPSCLNSSDELIYRLRSDYIPPYMKNTIENRTRLLVHTLAISFCTKLEKRKKFEDPYGGPQQRRTSTRTSGMEVGDGRERFLKELDP